A genomic segment from Saimiri boliviensis isolate mSaiBol1 chromosome 14, mSaiBol1.pri, whole genome shotgun sequence encodes:
- the TRMT1 gene encoding tRNA (guanine(26)-N(2))-dimethyltransferase isoform X1, which produces MENATGPCGEERPREVQETTVTEGAAKIVFPSANEVFYNPVQEFNRDLTCAVITEFARIQLGAKGIQIKVPGEKDTQKVIVDLSDQEEEKVELKESENLASGDQHRTAAVGEICEEGFRVLEGLAASGLRSIRFALEVPGLRSVVANDASAPAVDLIRQNVQLNGVAHLVQPSQADARMLMYQHQKVSERFDVIDLDPYGSPARFLDAAVQAVSEGGLLCVTCTDMAVLTGKSKETCYSKYGAMALKTRACHEMALRIVLHSLDLHANCYQRFVVPLLSISADFYVRVFVRVFSSPSKVKASASKQALVFQCVGCGAFHLQRLAKVSGVPGDRVKFSAACGPPVTPECEHCGQQHQLGGPMWAEPIHDLDFVGRVLEAVSTNPSRFHTSERIRGVLSVITEELPDVPLYYTLDQLSSTIHCNTPSLLKFRSALLHADFRVSLSHTCKNAVKTDAPASALWDIMRCWEKKYPVKRERLSETSPAFRILSVEPRLQANFTIREDANPSSRQRRLKRFQVNPEANWGPRRRARPGGKAADEAVEERHMVLRNKRKEPPENAAQRAAWLKTVPCKRFKEGTCQRGDQCCYSHSPRAPGISADAVPDCPETSNQSPLGLGLPLSQA; this is translated from the exons ATGGAGAACGCCACGGGACCCTGCGGAGAAGAGCGCCCACGTGAAGTCCAGGAGACGACAGTCACGGAAGGGGCTGCCAAAATCGTCTTTCCCAGCGCCAACGAGGTCTTTTATAACCCGGTGCAGGAATTCAATCGGGACCTGAC ATGTGCTGTGATCACCGAGTTTGCTCGCATTCAGCTTGGGGCCAAAGGAATCCAGA TCAAGGTGCCAGGAGAGAAGGACACACAAAAGGTAATCGTGGACTTGTCAGACCAAGAGGAGGAGAAGGTTGAACTGAAAGAGAGTGAAAACCTGGCCTCGGGAGACCAACATCGCACAGCCGCTGTGGGGGAGATCTGTGAG GAAGGCTTTCGTGTGCTGGAAGGCCTGGCGGCTTCCGGCCTACGTTCCATTCGATTTGCCCTAGAGGTGCCTGGGCTCAGATCTGTGGTTGCAAACGATGCCTCTGCCCCAGCTGTGGATCTCATACGCCAGAATGTGCAGCTCAATGGCGTGGCCCACCTGGTACAGCCCAGCCAAGCAGATGCCCG GATGCTGATGTACCAACACCAGAAGGTGTCGGAGAGGTTCGATGTCATCGATCTGGACCCCTATGGCAGCCCTGCCCGCTTCCTGGATGCAGCTGTGCAGGCCGTGAGTGAAGGAG GGTTGCTGTGCGTGACCTGCACGGACATGGCGGTGCTGACGGGGAAGAGCAAGGAGACGTGCTATAGCAAGTACGGGGCCATGGCCCTCAAGACCCGGGCCTGCCATGAGATG GCCCTGAGAATCGTCCTGCACAGCCTGGATCTCCATGCCAACTGCTACCAGCGCTTCGTGGTGCCGCTGCTCAGCATCAGTGCTGACTTCTATGTGCGTGTTTTTGTCCGTGTCTTCAGCAGCCCATCCAAGGTCAAGGCCTCAGCCAG CAAGCAGGCGCTGGTATTCCAGTGTGTGGGCTGTGGGGCCTTCCACCTTCAGCGCCTTGCCAAAGTGTCAGGAGTTCCCGGCGACCG GGTTAAATTCTCTGCAGCCTGTGGTCCCCCCGTGACTCCCGAGTGTGAACACTGTGGGCAGCAACACCAG CTTGGTGGCCCCATGTGGGCAGAGCCCATCCATGACCTGGATTTCGTGGGCCGAGTCCTGGAGGCTGTGAGCACTAACCCCAGCCGCTTCCACACCTCCGAGCGGATCCGAGGGGTTCTGAGCGTCATCACTGAG GAGCTCCCAGACGTGCCTCTGTACTACACCCTGGACCAGCTGAGCAGCACCATCCACTGCAACACGCCTAGCCTCCTGAAGTTTCG GTCGGCCCTCCTCCACGCTGACTTCCGGGTCTCGCTCTCCCACACCTGTAAGAACGCTGTGAAGACAGATGCCCCTGCTTCTGCCCTCTGGGACATCATGCGCTGCTGG gaaaagaaatatccaGTGAAACGGGAGCGACTATCAGAGACCAGCCCAGCGTTCCGTATTCTCAGTGTGGAGCCCAG GCTGCAGGCCAACTTCACCATCCGGGAAGATGCCAACCCCAGTTCCCGCCAGCGAAGGCTCAAGCGCTTCCAGGTCAACCCAGAGGCCAACTGGGGTCCCCGGCGTCGTGCCCGGCCAGG GGGCAAGGCAGCCGACGAAGCTGTGGAGGAGAGACACATGGTGCTTCGCAACAAGCGGAAGGAGCCACCCGAAAATGCAGCCCAGCGGGCTGCCTGGCTCAAGACAGTTCCTTGCAAGAGGTTTAAGGAG GGTACCTGTCAACGTGGAGACCAGTGCTGCTACTCCCATAGCCCCCGGGCACCAGGGATCTCAGCTGATGCTGTCCCTGACTGTCCAGAGACTTCTAACCAGAGCCCCCTGGGCCTCGGGCTGCCGCTGAGCCAGGCATAG
- the TRMT1 gene encoding tRNA (guanine(26)-N(2))-dimethyltransferase isoform X2, translating to MLMYQHQKVSERFDVIDLDPYGSPARFLDAAVQAVSEGGLLCVTCTDMAVLTGKSKETCYSKYGAMALKTRACHEMALRIVLHSLDLHANCYQRFVVPLLSISADFYVRVFVRVFSSPSKVKASASKQALVFQCVGCGAFHLQRLAKVSGVPGDRVKFSAACGPPVTPECEHCGQQHQLGGPMWAEPIHDLDFVGRVLEAVSTNPSRFHTSERIRGVLSVITEELPDVPLYYTLDQLSSTIHCNTPSLLKFRSALLHADFRVSLSHTCKNAVKTDAPASALWDIMRCWEKKYPVKRERLSETSPAFRILSVEPRLQANFTIREDANPSSRQRRLKRFQVNPEANWGPRRRARPGGKAADEAVEERHMVLRNKRKEPPENAAQRAAWLKTVPCKRFKEGTCQRGDQCCYSHSPRAPGISADAVPDCPETSNQSPLGLGLPLSQA from the exons ATGCTGATGTACCAACACCAGAAGGTGTCGGAGAGGTTCGATGTCATCGATCTGGACCCCTATGGCAGCCCTGCCCGCTTCCTGGATGCAGCTGTGCAGGCCGTGAGTGAAGGAG GGTTGCTGTGCGTGACCTGCACGGACATGGCGGTGCTGACGGGGAAGAGCAAGGAGACGTGCTATAGCAAGTACGGGGCCATGGCCCTCAAGACCCGGGCCTGCCATGAGATG GCCCTGAGAATCGTCCTGCACAGCCTGGATCTCCATGCCAACTGCTACCAGCGCTTCGTGGTGCCGCTGCTCAGCATCAGTGCTGACTTCTATGTGCGTGTTTTTGTCCGTGTCTTCAGCAGCCCATCCAAGGTCAAGGCCTCAGCCAG CAAGCAGGCGCTGGTATTCCAGTGTGTGGGCTGTGGGGCCTTCCACCTTCAGCGCCTTGCCAAAGTGTCAGGAGTTCCCGGCGACCG GGTTAAATTCTCTGCAGCCTGTGGTCCCCCCGTGACTCCCGAGTGTGAACACTGTGGGCAGCAACACCAG CTTGGTGGCCCCATGTGGGCAGAGCCCATCCATGACCTGGATTTCGTGGGCCGAGTCCTGGAGGCTGTGAGCACTAACCCCAGCCGCTTCCACACCTCCGAGCGGATCCGAGGGGTTCTGAGCGTCATCACTGAG GAGCTCCCAGACGTGCCTCTGTACTACACCCTGGACCAGCTGAGCAGCACCATCCACTGCAACACGCCTAGCCTCCTGAAGTTTCG GTCGGCCCTCCTCCACGCTGACTTCCGGGTCTCGCTCTCCCACACCTGTAAGAACGCTGTGAAGACAGATGCCCCTGCTTCTGCCCTCTGGGACATCATGCGCTGCTGG gaaaagaaatatccaGTGAAACGGGAGCGACTATCAGAGACCAGCCCAGCGTTCCGTATTCTCAGTGTGGAGCCCAG GCTGCAGGCCAACTTCACCATCCGGGAAGATGCCAACCCCAGTTCCCGCCAGCGAAGGCTCAAGCGCTTCCAGGTCAACCCAGAGGCCAACTGGGGTCCCCGGCGTCGTGCCCGGCCAGG GGGCAAGGCAGCCGACGAAGCTGTGGAGGAGAGACACATGGTGCTTCGCAACAAGCGGAAGGAGCCACCCGAAAATGCAGCCCAGCGGGCTGCCTGGCTCAAGACAGTTCCTTGCAAGAGGTTTAAGGAG GGTACCTGTCAACGTGGAGACCAGTGCTGCTACTCCCATAGCCCCCGGGCACCAGGGATCTCAGCTGATGCTGTCCCTGACTGTCCAGAGACTTCTAACCAGAGCCCCCTGGGCCTCGGGCTGCCGCTGAGCCAGGCATAG
- the LYL1 gene encoding protein lyl-1 isoform X1: MVSTPTSGSMCPPQAQAEVGPTMTEKAEMVCAPSPAPAPPPKPASPGSPKAEEVGHGGGSSPPRLPPGVPVISLGHSRPPGAAMPTTELGTLRPPLLQLSTLGPAPPTLALHYHPHPFLNSVYIGPAGPFSIFPSSRLKRRPSHCELDLAEGHQPQKVARRVFTNSRERWRQQNVNGAFAELRKLLPTHPPDRKLSKNEVLRLAMKYIGFLVRLLRDQAAALAAGPTPPGPRKRPVHRLPDDGARRGSGRRAEAAARSQPPPPAGPDGSPGGAARPIKMEQAALSPEVR, encoded by the exons ATG GTCAGTACCCCCACGTCGGGGTCCATGTGCCCGCCTCAGGCACAGGCAGAGGTGGGCCCCACCATGACTGAGAAGGCAGAGATGGTGTGTGCCCCCAGCCCAGCGCCCGCCCCACCCCCTAAGCCTGCCTCGCCTGGGTCCCCGAAGGCAGAGGAGGTGGGCCACGGAGGAGGCTCCTCCCCACCCAGGCTGCCACCTGGTGTGCCGGtgatcagcctgggccacagcagGCCCCCGGGGGCAGCCATGCCCACCACAGAGCTGGGCACCCTGCGGCCCCCACTGCTGCAACTCTCCACCCTGGGACCTGCCCCACCCACTTTGGCCCTGCACTACCACCCTCACCCCTTCCTCAACAG TGTCTACATTGGGCCAGCAGGACCTTTTAGCATCTTCCCTAGCAGCCGGCTGAAGCGAAGACCAAGCCACTGTGAGCTGGACCTGGCTGAGG GGCACCAGCCCCAGAAGGTGGCCCGGCGCGTGTTCACCAACAGCCGGGAGCGCTGGCGGCAGCAGAACGTTAACGGCGCCTTCGCCGAGCTGAGGAAGCTGCTGCCGACGCACCCGCCCGACCGGAAGCTGAGCAAGAACGAGGTGCTCCGCCTCGCCATGAAGTACATCGGCTTCCTGGTGCGGCTGCTGCGCGACCAAGCAGCAGCTCTGGCCGCAGGCCCCACCCCGCCCGGGCCCCGCAAACGGCCAGTGCACCGGCTCCCGGACGACGGCGCCCGCCGGGGATCTGGACGCAGGGCCGAGGCGGCAGCACGCTCACAGCCCCCGCCCCCAGCCGGCCCCGACGGCAGCCCCGGTGGGGCAGCACGGCCCATCAAGATGGAGCAAGCCGCGTTGAGCCCAGAGGTGCGGTGA
- the LYL1 gene encoding protein lyl-1 isoform X2, translated as MCPPQAQAEVGPTMTEKAEMVCAPSPAPAPPPKPASPGSPKAEEVGHGGGSSPPRLPPGVPVISLGHSRPPGAAMPTTELGTLRPPLLQLSTLGPAPPTLALHYHPHPFLNSVYIGPAGPFSIFPSSRLKRRPSHCELDLAEGHQPQKVARRVFTNSRERWRQQNVNGAFAELRKLLPTHPPDRKLSKNEVLRLAMKYIGFLVRLLRDQAAALAAGPTPPGPRKRPVHRLPDDGARRGSGRRAEAAARSQPPPPAGPDGSPGGAARPIKMEQAALSPEVR; from the exons ATGTGCCCGCCTCAGGCACAGGCAGAGGTGGGCCCCACCATGACTGAGAAGGCAGAGATGGTGTGTGCCCCCAGCCCAGCGCCCGCCCCACCCCCTAAGCCTGCCTCGCCTGGGTCCCCGAAGGCAGAGGAGGTGGGCCACGGAGGAGGCTCCTCCCCACCCAGGCTGCCACCTGGTGTGCCGGtgatcagcctgggccacagcagGCCCCCGGGGGCAGCCATGCCCACCACAGAGCTGGGCACCCTGCGGCCCCCACTGCTGCAACTCTCCACCCTGGGACCTGCCCCACCCACTTTGGCCCTGCACTACCACCCTCACCCCTTCCTCAACAG TGTCTACATTGGGCCAGCAGGACCTTTTAGCATCTTCCCTAGCAGCCGGCTGAAGCGAAGACCAAGCCACTGTGAGCTGGACCTGGCTGAGG GGCACCAGCCCCAGAAGGTGGCCCGGCGCGTGTTCACCAACAGCCGGGAGCGCTGGCGGCAGCAGAACGTTAACGGCGCCTTCGCCGAGCTGAGGAAGCTGCTGCCGACGCACCCGCCCGACCGGAAGCTGAGCAAGAACGAGGTGCTCCGCCTCGCCATGAAGTACATCGGCTTCCTGGTGCGGCTGCTGCGCGACCAAGCAGCAGCTCTGGCCGCAGGCCCCACCCCGCCCGGGCCCCGCAAACGGCCAGTGCACCGGCTCCCGGACGACGGCGCCCGCCGGGGATCTGGACGCAGGGCCGAGGCGGCAGCACGCTCACAGCCCCCGCCCCCAGCCGGCCCCGACGGCAGCCCCGGTGGGGCAGCACGGCCCATCAAGATGGAGCAAGCCGCGTTGAGCCCAGAGGTGCGGTGA